In Deferrivibrio essentukiensis, the genomic stretch TTTTCTCTTAAAGGAGCAATACCAAGACTCTCCGTGTAAGGGAAAGAAAGAGAGTTTGATATTTCCATTAGAGCGCTCTTCACTTTTTCTGTTGGCGGCAAGTCAGGTTGGCCTACTTCAAAATGAATTACGTTTTCAAGCTCTGTTGTCCTTTTTATAATATCCATAACAATAAATGGGGACACATTTGATAATCTGTCATTCATGATAACCTCTCAGAATTTGTTATTCGTAGATTATTTATATTTTCAAATAATTCAATCATAAAAAAACAGTTGATTACCTGAAATTTTTTGTTATTCTAAATTTTCTTCCATATAAACTACTAGAGGATAAAATTGAAAGAAGAAATCAAAAATGCAAAAAAACTTATAGCAAAATATATAAAACAGCTGCCTCTTTACTATTCAAACTATTTTTCTGAAATATTTGAAGGTGATATTTATTTTAAACTTGAAAATCTTCAAAGAACAGGCTCTTTTAAAATTAGAGGTGCATTAAGCTCAATAATTAACAATATGGATAAATGCAAAAACGGTGTTGTTGCCGCATCAGCGGGTAATCATGCTCAAGGCGTTGCATTTGGCTCAAGCCTTTTTGGAATTAAAGCTACTATTGTTATGCCAAAGCAAACCCCTCTTGTGAAAGTGGAAAATACAAAAAGTTATGGCGCAGAAGTCATATTACACGGAAACAATTATGACGAAGCTTATTCTTATGCTCTAAATTTATCAAAACAAAAACATTTTTACTTTATCCACCCTTTTAATGATATGGATGTTATAGCAGGCCAAGGGACAATAGGTCTTGAAATATTGGATGAAGATATTGATATAGATCAAATTATTATACCTATCGGAGGCGGTGGATTAATTGCCGGTATAGCTTCTTATGTAAAAGAGGTAAGGCCTGACATAAAGATAATTGGTGTTCAATCTGAAAATGCAGCAGGGATGTATTACTCTTTTTTAAGGAAGAGCTTGGTTACCCTTTCAAGCTCAGCAACTATTGCTGAGGGGATTGCTGTAAAAAAAGTAGGCGATTTGACATATGGAATTTGCAGTAAGTATGTGGATGAAATAGTTACTGTTAGTGAGAATGAAATAGCCTTTGCTATTTTGCAATATATAGAAAAATCAAAACTTGTTGTGGAAGGCGCAGGTGCGGTACCGCTTGCTGCTGTCCTTGCCAACAAAATTGATGTAAAAGGGAAAACGAGTGCACTTGTTGTATCAGGTGGAAACATTGACGTTAATCTAATCTCAAGGGTTATTAACAAAGGGCTTGTCACAACTGGGCGTTTTGCACAAATATCAATAATATTAAAGGACACTCCAGGCTCATTGTCTGCAGCAACAGATATTATTGCAAAATGTGGCGCAAATGTGTTAGACATTAAACATTACAGATTTGATATAAATCTGCCTGTTAATTTTACCAAGGTTGTCTTTGATATTGAAACGAAGGGAAGAGAACATATTCAGGAAATCCTCAATGAACTTTATAGGCATGGTTATGAGGCGATGGTAAATGGCTGAAAATAGAATTTGGGAAGAAGTATTAAAATATGCCGGTAAACATTTAAGTGACCAAATTGTTGAAACATGGCTTAAACCATTATCAATAAAAGAATTAAGGGGTGATCTTGTAACAATAATTGCTCCTAACAAATTCTATAAAAATTGGGTTGAGGACAAATATCTTAACGTCTTAAAAAAAATTTTTACCGAAGAGTTAACAATAGATGCGGATATTGCTATAGAAATATCCGACCATAAAGTTGAAAATGTTGAAAAAAACGTCCCTGTATATGTAAATAAAGATATCAATATACCAAAATTTACTACCAATCTAAACAAACAATATAATTTTGAAAACTTTGTAGTTGGCAGTTCAAATCAGTTTGCATTCTCAGCTGCGTCTGCAGTGGCTGAAGGGTATTTTCATACGTACAATCCCCTTTTTATATATGGTGGTGTAGGGCTTGGAAAGACACACATAATGCACGCAATAGGAAATAAGCTGATCAAGTCATTTCCAAAACTTAAGATACTTTACATTAGTAGCGAGAGTTTCACCAACGAAATGATATATTCATTAAAGTCTAAATCTATGGACAGCTTTAGGGAAAAGTATCGAAATATCGATGTATTACTGTTTGACGATGTCCAATTTTTAGCAGGTAAAACAAGAAGCACGGAAGAATTTTTTTACACTTTCAATACACTTTATGATGAACAAAAACAGATAGTCATCACAAGTGACAAGACTCCTGATGAAATACCTGAAATGGAAGAAAGACTCACCAGCAGATTTGCATGGGGTTTGATTGCTGATATTCAGCCCCCAAATGTTGAAGAAAAAACTGCTATTTTATTAAAGCGTGCTGAGATAATGGGTATAAATTTATCCGATGAAATTGCGTTATTTTTAGCAGAAAATCTAAAAGGGGATAATGTAAGAGAGCTGATAGGTGCTTTAATAAGGCTTAG encodes the following:
- the dnaA gene encoding chromosomal replication initiator protein DnaA — translated: MAENRIWEEVLKYAGKHLSDQIVETWLKPLSIKELRGDLVTIIAPNKFYKNWVEDKYLNVLKKIFTEELTIDADIAIEISDHKVENVEKNVPVYVNKDINIPKFTTNLNKQYNFENFVVGSSNQFAFSAASAVAEGYFHTYNPLFIYGGVGLGKTHIMHAIGNKLIKSFPKLKILYISSESFTNEMIYSLKSKSMDSFREKYRNIDVLLFDDVQFLAGKTRSTEEFFYTFNTLYDEQKQIVITSDKTPDEIPEMEERLTSRFAWGLIADIQPPNVEEKTAILLKRAEIMGINLSDEIALFLAENLKGDNVRELIGALIRLSAYASFNSEPLSIDFAKKCLDRFLIKKDKPVNPESVLDAVCSYFNVKISELKSKKRTKSISLPRQIAMYILRDKLNISLQEVGELLGGRDHSTVLHSISQIESKMKKDQELKTIITNINKLIYK
- the ilvA gene encoding threonine ammonia-lyase → MKEEIKNAKKLIAKYIKQLPLYYSNYFSEIFEGDIYFKLENLQRTGSFKIRGALSSIINNMDKCKNGVVAASAGNHAQGVAFGSSLFGIKATIVMPKQTPLVKVENTKSYGAEVILHGNNYDEAYSYALNLSKQKHFYFIHPFNDMDVIAGQGTIGLEILDEDIDIDQIIIPIGGGGLIAGIASYVKEVRPDIKIIGVQSENAAGMYYSFLRKSLVTLSSSATIAEGIAVKKVGDLTYGICSKYVDEIVTVSENEIAFAILQYIEKSKLVVEGAGAVPLAAVLANKIDVKGKTSALVVSGGNIDVNLISRVINKGLVTTGRFAQISIILKDTPGSLSAATDIIAKCGANVLDIKHYRFDINLPVNFTKVVFDIETKGREHIQEILNELYRHGYEAMVNG